Proteins encoded by one window of Winogradskyella sp. PG-2:
- a CDS encoding exopolysaccharide biosynthesis polyprenyl glycosylphosphotransferase, whose product MEFKRGRYSWALRPLLILFDLFIINFFAYNLLNFNSQNLYFFSSDIFNNKHLLYLIYSIAFWLLSTYFLKFYKVYRYTSLINVLSLIVKQFFAYGIIIYAFAGVFRSINIPATEILFYLLYCFIVISIVKLLSYYILKSIRIYLKGNLRDIIVIGSGESVNELKRIFTKKKELGYNIRAIFNKSNDDNSDYGSIKDSFEFLEQNNNIDEIYCAIDELTEKEINEYVRYANLNHCNIKFIPNTKKLFTKRLKTDYYNYVPVLSIQGVALNNEVNKFLKRSFDVVFSLFILIFILSWLSIILFILIKLESKGPLFYKHKRTGINYKEFYCYKFRSLTITKELKGTYVKQNDERVTTIGKFLRKTSIDELPQFINVLIGDMSVVGPRPHMLSYTDDYSKKIDKYNFIFRHNVKPGITGLAQIKGYRGEIKLDKDIINRIKYDIFYIENWSIFLDIKIIFQTFINIIKGDEKAY is encoded by the coding sequence ATGGAGTTTAAACGTGGAAGATATTCTTGGGCCTTAAGACCTTTATTAATTTTATTTGACCTTTTTATAATAAATTTCTTTGCGTATAATTTATTAAATTTCAATAGTCAAAACCTATATTTTTTCTCTTCAGATATATTTAATAATAAGCACTTATTATATTTAATATACTCTATTGCTTTTTGGCTTTTATCTACATATTTTCTAAAATTTTATAAAGTATACAGGTACACATCTTTAATAAATGTCCTCTCTTTAATTGTTAAGCAATTTTTTGCTTATGGGATTATTATATATGCATTCGCAGGCGTTTTTAGGAGTATTAACATTCCTGCAACAGAAATACTATTCTACTTGTTGTATTGCTTTATCGTAATCTCTATTGTAAAATTATTGAGCTACTATATATTAAAATCTATAAGGATTTATTTAAAAGGAAACCTTAGGGATATTATTGTAATAGGAAGTGGGGAAAGTGTTAATGAACTCAAAAGAATATTTACAAAAAAGAAAGAATTAGGCTATAACATTAGGGCTATTTTTAATAAATCAAATGATGATAATAGTGATTATGGCTCTATAAAAGACAGCTTCGAATTTTTAGAACAGAATAACAACATCGATGAGATATATTGTGCTATAGATGAGTTAACAGAAAAAGAAATAAATGAGTATGTGAGGTATGCTAATTTGAATCATTGCAATATAAAGTTTATACCTAACACAAAGAAGCTTTTTACAAAACGACTTAAAACAGACTATTATAACTATGTACCTGTCTTATCAATACAAGGTGTCGCCCTCAATAATGAAGTCAATAAGTTTTTAAAGCGAAGTTTTGATGTGGTTTTTTCACTTTTTATTTTGATCTTCATATTATCTTGGTTATCTATAATTCTATTTATTCTTATAAAATTAGAGTCTAAAGGTCCATTATTTTATAAACACAAAAGAACAGGGATTAATTACAAAGAGTTTTATTGTTATAAGTTTAGATCACTAACAATAACAAAAGAACTTAAAGGTACCTATGTAAAACAGAATGACGAACGTGTAACGACTATTGGTAAATTTCTTAGAAAAACCAGTATTGATGAACTTCCGCAATTTATAAATGTTTTAATAGGCGATATGAGTGTAGTTGGGCCTAGACCTCACATGTTATCCTATACTGATGATTACTCTAAAAAAATCGATAAGTATAATTTTATTTTTAGACACAATGTAAAACCAGGAATAACAGGATTAGCTCAAATCAAAGGATATAGAGGTGAAATTAAACTTGATAAAGACATTATTAATAGAATTAAGTACGATATTTTCTACATTGAAAACTGGTCTATTTTTTTAGATATAAAAATAATATTTCAAACGTTTATTAACATAATTAAAGGAGACGAAAAAGCGTATTAA